The proteins below come from a single Roseiflexus sp. RS-1 genomic window:
- a CDS encoding glycine--tRNA ligase, whose amino-acid sequence MPATTLDQLVSLCKRRGFVFPSSEIYGGLQGVFDWGPLGVELKNNIISSWWRTNVYERDDMEGLDAAILMNRLTWRYSGHEETFNDPLVDCRDCKSRWRADHIRGRCPNCGSTNLTEPRPFNMMFKTAVGPVADADSFAYLRPETAQGIFVNFGNVLATSSRKLPFGIAQVGKAFRNEINPRNFLFRVREFEQMEIEYFVMPGTEDEWHQRWLEDRLAWWESIGIPRARIKIYDVPPDELAHYSKRTFDLMYDYPTLGYEEVEGIASRTDYDLGSHSRDQETLNLTARANPNRDSTARLTYYDPESRRHIVPFVIEPSAGVGRCFLAVLAEAYDEQMVKAPPPERVHAVTDALEAFLKSVGRNEKLASEIRDALVERGQAILAGLPETMPQIETLLAMPGADQIDIGKKLRGQAQGPIDEYFRTVLHLKPHLAPIRVAVFPLKRNHEGLVAMARELRTAIQSGSSFRTVYDDTGAIGKLYRRQDEIGTPYCVTVDFQSLEDGTVTVRDRDTMQQVRIPASEVRAYVTGRG is encoded by the coding sequence ATGCCGGCAACCACCTTGGATCAGTTGGTCTCGCTTTGCAAACGACGTGGCTTTGTGTTTCCCAGCTCCGAAATCTACGGCGGACTGCAAGGCGTCTTCGACTGGGGACCACTGGGGGTTGAGTTGAAAAACAATATCATCTCCTCCTGGTGGCGCACCAATGTCTATGAGCGCGACGATATGGAAGGGCTGGACGCCGCCATTTTGATGAACCGTCTGACCTGGCGCTATTCCGGTCACGAGGAAACGTTCAACGATCCGCTGGTCGATTGCCGGGACTGCAAGAGCCGCTGGCGCGCCGATCACATCAGGGGGCGTTGCCCGAACTGCGGTTCAACCAACCTGACCGAACCGCGACCGTTCAATATGATGTTCAAGACCGCCGTCGGTCCTGTGGCAGACGCCGACTCATTTGCGTATCTGCGCCCGGAAACAGCGCAGGGCATCTTCGTCAACTTCGGGAATGTGCTGGCGACCAGCAGTCGTAAACTGCCGTTTGGCATCGCACAGGTTGGCAAAGCGTTCCGCAATGAGATCAACCCGCGCAACTTTCTCTTCCGTGTGCGCGAGTTCGAGCAGATGGAGATCGAATACTTCGTAATGCCCGGAACCGAGGACGAATGGCACCAGCGCTGGCTGGAAGATCGGCTCGCCTGGTGGGAGAGCATCGGCATCCCGCGCGCGCGCATCAAGATTTACGACGTGCCGCCCGACGAACTGGCGCACTATTCCAAACGCACCTTCGACCTGATGTACGACTACCCGACCCTGGGGTATGAGGAAGTCGAAGGGATCGCCAGTCGCACCGACTATGACCTCGGTTCACACAGCCGCGACCAGGAGACGCTCAACCTGACGGCGCGCGCCAATCCCAACCGCGATAGCACCGCCAGGCTGACCTACTACGATCCGGAGAGCAGGCGGCATATCGTGCCCTTCGTGATCGAACCGTCGGCTGGTGTGGGGCGTTGTTTCCTGGCAGTGCTTGCAGAAGCCTACGATGAGCAGATGGTCAAAGCGCCTCCTCCTGAACGAGTGCACGCCGTTACCGACGCACTCGAAGCATTCCTCAAGTCGGTCGGCAGAAACGAAAAACTGGCGTCCGAAATACGCGACGCACTTGTTGAACGCGGACAGGCAATCCTCGCGGGACTGCCAGAGACCATGCCGCAGATCGAGACGTTGCTGGCAATGCCGGGCGCGGATCAGATCGACATCGGAAAGAAATTGCGTGGTCAGGCACAGGGACCGATCGATGAATACTTCCGTACTGTGTTGCATCTGAAACCGCATCTCGCACCGATCCGCGTCGCTGTCTTTCCACTCAAGCGCAACCACGAAGGTCTGGTTGCCATGGCGCGCGAACTGCGCACGGCGATCCAGAGCGGCAGTTCCTTTCGCACCGTCTACGATGATACCGGCGCTATCGGCAAACTCTACCGTCGCCAGGACGAGATCGGTACACCGTACTGTGTGACGGTCGATTTCCAGTCGCTCGAAGATGGCACCGTCACCGTGCGCGACCGCGATACCATGCAACAGGTGCGCATACCTGCATCCGAGGTGCGGGCGTATGTGACGGGAAGAGGTTGA